The window AGGGTTACGAGCACCGGGACGCCGAGTGCCCGGCCAAGAGCAGGAGGGTGAAGCTGTGACGGGACACGAGCTCTTCGGCTCCGAGCAGGGCGAGCGGGCACGGCAGACGGCCATGCGGCTGCTGGCGGCGACCGGCGGCGCCGCCGGGGACTTCGCGGGGGAGGTGCTCGCCGGGCGACGGCGGCCGCACGAACTGCTGGCCCACGGCCCGGTCCTGGACGAATTCGTCCAGGAGGCGCGCGGCTGGTGGCGGATCATCGACGCGTTGCCCGCCGAGGAACGTCAGCGGCTTGCCGGCGAAGCCTGGTCGTCCTTGGAACGGCAGGTCGGCGAGCTGGCCACTTTGGACGCCGACGAGGCCGTCGCGGAGCTGGAGAAGCTGTCCGCGCCCGCGCAGGATCCGCCCCCGCGGACCCGTCGTCCCCGTGACGACGAGGACGACGACTGGTCCGAGCGGTCCTATCTGGAGCCGCTCTGAGCGGGGGAGTCGTCCGCCATCGCGTTGGCCTCGTCGATCCGGGCCATATGCTCTTCGGCCCAGTTCCGGAGCGCCGCCAGCGGGACGTCGAGCGACCGGCCCAGGTCGGTCAGCCGGTAGTGCACGCGCGGCGGCACGGTGGGCTCCACCCGGCGGGTGACGAGGCCGTCACGGACCAGGCTGTGCAGGGTCACCGACAGCATTTTCTGGGACACGCCGGGAATCCGCCGCCGTAATTCGGCGAACCGCACCTCGTCCGGAGCGGCCTCCGCGAGGACCTTGACCGCCATCGACGTCCACTTCGTGCCGATGCGGTCCAGCAGACGGCGGGTCGGGCACTCGGGGTCGAACAGGTCACCGCGCTTCTGCCGGGAGGTCACCTGGAGCTCACCACCTGTGGGGAAAGTGCCGTCTTGGCGGCACGCCGGAAGTTACCTACGGTTTTCTGGTAACCAATGGTAACCACTACGGAGGCGACGTGCCCCAGCTACGCCGGATCGGCATCAACGGCATCGAGGTCACCGTGGCCGTCGCGGGCAGGGGGCCCGCGGTCCTGCTGTTGCACGGCTTCCCGCACACCTGGCGGCTCCGGAGCGAGATCATCGGCCCGCTGGCCGAACACCATCGGGTCATCGCGCCGGATCTGCGCGGGCTCGGCGACAGCACCCATGCCGTGGACGGCTATGACGCGAGCACGCTGGTCAGCGACGCCGAAAGCATCCTCGAAGCCCTCCGCGAACCCGCTGCGGACGTCGTCGCCATCGACGCCGGCACGCCGGTCGCCGTCCTGCTCGCCTTGCGGCGGCCGGAGCTGGTGCGGCGGCTCGTCGTGATGGAGTCGCTGGCGGGTTCAATACCCGGCGCGGAGGACTTCCTGGCGGGCGGCCCGCCTTGGTGGTTCGGCTTCCACGCCGTTCCCGGCCTCGCCGAGAGAGTCCTGGTCGGACACGAGGCGGAGTACATCGACTGGTTCCTCGCGGCGGGAACGCTCGGACGCGGCGTGCCGCCGGAGGTCCGCGACGCCTTCGTCGACGCCTACACCGGACAGAACGCCCTGCGCTGCGCCTTCTCCTACTATCGCGCCCTGCCGGTCACCGCGCGCCAGATCGGTGATGCGGTGGCGGCCGGCAGGCTGACGATGCCCACGATGGCGATCGGCGCCCACCCGGTGGGTCGCGCGCTGGAAAGGCAATTGCGTCCCGTCGCCGACGACCTCACCGGTCACCTCATCGAGGACTGCGGCCACATCATCCCGCTGGACCGGCCCGCGGAACTGCTCCGCCTGCTGACCCCGTTCCTCGCCGCGAACCGGAGCGGGCACGATCAGGCACATGACGCATGAGACAGAGGACGGTTCGTTGTACGGCACGATCTTCCGGCGACGGGACACCAGGGGCGAGTTCACCGGAGAGCCGATTCCGGAAGAGGTGCTGCGCCGAGTGCTGAGCGCGGCGCACGCCGCGCCGAGTGTGGGCCTGTCGCAGCCTTGGGATTTCGTCGTCGTGTCCGATATGGACCTACGAAAGCGGTTTCGCGAGCACGTGCTGGCCGAACGCGAGGTGTTCGAAGACCGGTTGGACGTCGAACGGGCCCGTGTCTTCGCGAACATCAAGATCGAAGGCATCGTCGAATCCTCCGCCGGGATCGTGGTCGGCTACGACCCGGCACGCGGCGCGCCCGACGTGCTGGGGAGGCACGCGATCGCCGACGCCGGCCTGTATTCGGTATGCCTGGCCATTCAAAACCTGTGGCTGGCGGCGACCGCCGAAGGGCTCGGCGTCGGCTGGGTCAGCTTCTACCGCGAAGAGTTTCTGCGGGATTTGGTGGGATTCCCCGGAAACGTCCGTCCGGTGGCGTGGTTGTGCGTCGGGCCGGTGCGGGATCTGCCCACCGTCCCCGATCTGGAGCGGCACGGCTGGCGGGAACGGCTTCCGCTCGACGCCGTGGTGCACCACGAACGGTACGAGCCGCGTGGATGAGCAAGCGCCCGATTCAGGTGATTGACTCAGGGGTAAGGCAAAGGTGGCGTGTTACGAAAGTGGCTTTCGCAACGTCAATGGACTGCCGAGGCCGCGCTGGCGGACATGGTCACCTTCAACGGCGCGCCGATCCGCTGCTTCTCCTGACACGCTCCTGCTGCCACTCTTGCCGTTTCGCCGCTCGGGTGTTCCCAATGTCGCATTAGAGACACTCAGCGTCCCGAATGCGACATCGGGAACACCTGAACCCAGCGCGCCGCCGCAAGCGCCGCGTGAGCCGGCGGGGCCACGGGCAGACCGCATGAAGTGTCCCTTGTGGACCAGCAAGGCCGCTATCCCTCAACAGGCCGGTCCCGGCCGGCGAGGGCGGACGCGACCAGCGCGACCGCCGGATCGGCGTCCCCGGCGAGCCGCTTCAGCATGCCGCCCGCCTTGGCCCCCGGAATCTCTGCCAGGGCTTGGACCACGCGGATCCGGACCGCGGAATCCCCGGCATGCGCCGCGAGCGCGTCGGCCAAGGCGGCCATGATCCGTTCCTCCGAGTGTGGGTTCTCCACCAGCGCGCCCAGGACCTCCGCGGCTTCGACGTCGTTCGTGCCGTCGACCACCATGCCGACGAGGGCCGGGATGGCCGCCGTCGTGCCCCTTCCGCCCAAGGCGAGAGCGGCGGGCCCGCGCACCCTCGCGTCGGAGTCCCCGAGTGCCTCCGTGAGCGCCTTGCCCGCTTCCTCGCCGGGGATCTCGGCCAGAGCCAGCACCGCGCGCTGCCGGATGTCGGCGTCGTCCGCACGCAGTCCCGCCGCCACCTCGGCCACCCCGTCGCCGCCCGCCCGCGCGAGAGCCCAGCGCAGGGCTCCGGCGACGTTCGGGTCGGCCTCGGTCAGGATCGCGCCGGCGATCCGGTCGGCGGGAACCGGCAGGTCTTCGGCCGGATTCAGGACGGCCTGCTGGCGGCGCGCCGCGTGAGGCGAAGTGAGCCCTCGCAGGAGTTCCACGATGCGGAGGGCGTCCTGCCAGTCCGAGGGCGCGGACGCGTCGACCGTGCGAAGCCGCGAGAGCAGCTCCTGCTCCCGGTTCAGCCGGTCTTCCGCCTGGCGGATGAGGTCGCCGACCAGCGTCGACGGCGTGAAGGTCGGGTCCTCCAGCGCGCGTGAGATCTGGCGCAGCGACAATCCCAGCGAGCGCAGGCTCTCCACATGGAAGATCCGGCGGATGTCCTCGTCCTGGTACTCCCGGTAGCCGCCGACGGTGCGTCCCGTCGGCCGCACCAGCCCGAGGGAGTCGTAGTGGCGCAGCATCCGGGAGCTCACTCCCGAACGCCGCGCCACCTCGCCGATCAGCACGCCGATCCTCCGGCCTGCTGCGGGCCGAGCGCCATGATCCGCTTCGCCTCGTCCGCGGTCACGTCGAAACCCGCTTCCGGGTCGCGCCGGAGCCGCTCCGTGGCGAAGGCGTGCGCACGCACCGCGTCATCGCGGCTCTCCGAGGCCTTCCGCAGGGCAGGCTCGCAGGCGTCCCCGAGCGCGACGAGCGCCCGGCTGAGACTCAGCCGCCTGTTCCGGTCACCACGGCCGAGCTCGATGGCCAGTTCCGCGGCCAGCCCGGCTTTCTCCCCCTCCGGCACGAGGATGACGGCCGCACGCCAGGCACTTCGCGCTACCTCGTCGTCGGCGTCGTGCAGCAGGGATCCGGTGATCGCGGGCCAGGCGGTGCGGTCCCCGATCTTCGACAGGGTGTGCAACGCCTGGCTCCGTGCCTGCGTCCGCTCGGACCGAAGCTCCGTCAAGAGCCTGGGCACCGTGTTCACGGGCGGGAGCCGGGTCAGTGCCCAGGTGAGCATGTCGCGGACGAAGAAGTCGGGCTCGACAGCGCAGCGCGCGACGAGTGCGTCGGTGAAGCGCGCGTCGGGCCGGGTGCCCGCGGCCATGGCGGCCTTGAGCCGCGTCGACGAGTCCTCGGCGCCGAGCGCGTCGAGCAGCGTTGTGTCCGTGGTCGGGTTCATGGGGAACCACCTCCTGCGCTTCAGTGAAGACCTTGTCACGATGTCAAGGTCAACCCCCTTGTCGGCCTCAGCGCAGCTTGTCGACCTCGGCGATCCGCTCCCAGCGGGCACCGAGCGCGTTGAGCAACGCCGCCATGTCCACGTCGTCGTCGCCGTCGAGGAGCGCCTTGTCCAGGCGGCGGGCGCGGCGGTTCACCTGGCTCAGGACCGACTTGCCCTCGTCGGTGAGCGAAAGCAGTTTGCGGCGCGCGTCGTGCGGGGATTCGACGCGCTGGATGAGACCCCGCCGTTCGAGCCTGCGGCACAGATCGGCCATCGTCGAGGTGTCGAGCGCGACGGCGCCCGCGAGGGAACTCTGGTCGCTGCCGGGATAGGCGCGGACCGCCGACAGGACCGCGAACTGCGGGCCGGTCAGCACCGGATCCACATGGCGGTTCCACGCGGCGAGGTACGCCTGGTACA of the Amycolatopsis lurida genome contains:
- a CDS encoding winged helix-turn-helix transcriptional regulator, which codes for MTSRQKRGDLFDPECPTRRLLDRIGTKWTSMAVKVLAEAAPDEVRFAELRRRIPGVSQKMLSVTLHSLVRDGLVTRRVEPTVPPRVHYRLTDLGRSLDVPLAALRNWAEEHMARIDEANAMADDSPAQSGSR
- a CDS encoding alpha/beta fold hydrolase yields the protein MPQLRRIGINGIEVTVAVAGRGPAVLLLHGFPHTWRLRSEIIGPLAEHHRVIAPDLRGLGDSTHAVDGYDASTLVSDAESILEALREPAADVVAIDAGTPVAVLLALRRPELVRRLVVMESLAGSIPGAEDFLAGGPPWWFGFHAVPGLAERVLVGHEAEYIDWFLAAGTLGRGVPPEVRDAFVDAYTGQNALRCAFSYYRALPVTARQIGDAVAAGRLTMPTMAIGAHPVGRALERQLRPVADDLTGHLIEDCGHIIPLDRPAELLRLLTPFLAANRSGHDQAHDA
- the bluB gene encoding 5,6-dimethylbenzimidazole synthase, coding for MTHETEDGSLYGTIFRRRDTRGEFTGEPIPEEVLRRVLSAAHAAPSVGLSQPWDFVVVSDMDLRKRFREHVLAEREVFEDRLDVERARVFANIKIEGIVESSAGIVVGYDPARGAPDVLGRHAIADAGLYSVCLAIQNLWLAATAEGLGVGWVSFYREEFLRDLVGFPGNVRPVAWLCVGPVRDLPTVPDLERHGWRERLPLDAVVHHERYEPRG
- a CDS encoding HEAT repeat domain-containing protein, producing MLIGEVARRSGVSSRMLRHYDSLGLVRPTGRTVGGYREYQDEDIRRIFHVESLRSLGLSLRQISRALEDPTFTPSTLVGDLIRQAEDRLNREQELLSRLRTVDASAPSDWQDALRIVELLRGLTSPHAARRQQAVLNPAEDLPVPADRIAGAILTEADPNVAGALRWALARAGGDGVAEVAAGLRADDADIRQRAVLALAEIPGEEAGKALTEALGDSDARVRGPAALALGGRGTTAAIPALVGMVVDGTNDVEAAEVLGALVENPHSEERIMAALADALAAHAGDSAVRIRVVQALAEIPGAKAGGMLKRLAGDADPAVALVASALAGRDRPVEG
- a CDS encoding HEAT repeat domain-containing protein, which produces MNPTTDTTLLDALGAEDSSTRLKAAMAAGTRPDARFTDALVARCAVEPDFFVRDMLTWALTRLPPVNTVPRLLTELRSERTQARSQALHTLSKIGDRTAWPAITGSLLHDADDEVARSAWRAAVILVPEGEKAGLAAELAIELGRGDRNRRLSLSRALVALGDACEPALRKASESRDDAVRAHAFATERLRRDPEAGFDVTADEAKRIMALGPQQAGGSAC
- a CDS encoding MarR family winged helix-turn-helix transcriptional regulator, with protein sequence MGESARTGRRRDDTPAVTPATPSDLLAAPGYGARRLYQAYLAAWNRHVDPVLTGPQFAVLSAVRAYPGSDQSSLAGAVALDTSTMADLCRRLERRGLIQRVESPHDARRKLLSLTDEGKSVLSQVNRRARRLDKALLDGDDDVDMAALLNALGARWERIAEVDKLR